The following is a genomic window from Benincasa hispida cultivar B227 chromosome 7, ASM972705v1, whole genome shotgun sequence.
CGTCTGATTCTTCTGAGACTGAGATGAGCTCGGATCCTCAAGAGATTTTTGCAGAGTATTTGAATGATTTTGTACTTTGTGCAGGGGAAAGGATTTTGATCTATCCCTCGCAGAAGATGATTACTTGGTCGGGCCTTGACCTTGACTCGTCGCAAAAGCAAACAGTTTCGAAGAAAGGGAATGATGGGAACAGGAGATTGAGAAGAACATCGGTTGATGGCAAAGTCAGCAATTCTAGTTTTGAATCATTGAATGATGGTTCAAATGAAGCAAGTTCCAGAAATGGGAAAGGAACTCATCTGCTCCAAGATTTGGATAGCAAAGGGAAAAGACAACCAAATTTGAGATTTCAGCCAGCAAAGAGACAGGGCGTTACAATATCAAAGGGACACAAGAACTATGAGCTCATGCTAAATCTGCAGCTGGGGATCAGGTATAAATGATTTAAGAATTCTTTCCTTTGACTTATGCTGTAGTGTAACCTTATTGCTCCTTTTTTGCTCCCTCAACTGGATTTTAGAGTTTTGCCTTGTTACTCCGATGAAGAGGCCTGTAAGTTTGTGTCAGTTATTGGACTTCTAAAATTTGGAATTGGTAGATGGAATTCGAATGAGGTTATATTAACTACACTTGAGGGCTTGAGAAAGTGAGTTGTTCTAATGAAattatctctctctcttttctgcTGTGGTGATTTGAGCAGAATGATCTGAGTTACACATGTAGACTATTACAATGATTCTGTTAAAAAAGTTTAGAACGAATGACAGAGCAAGAACTTTACTCTATAGGTAAAATCATGGGGCACATTTATTTGTATCAATGATATGGAACCTGAAGTTCGAAGCTACCTCTACCACAATGAGACTTCATGTTTAAATACATGAGAAATGTGTATTTAATAGCCATTGTCTTCGTTTCAACTTAGTGATTTTTTTGTTCCATAGCACAGGCATTCTGTTGGGAGGCCTGCTCCAGCAACTTCCCTTGATCTGAAGTCTTCAGCTTTCGATCCTAAGGAGAAAGTTTGGACAAAATTTCCACCGGAAGGATCCAAGTATACACCACCTCATCAATCTTCTGACTTCAGATGGAAGGACTACTGTCCTGTTGTCTTCAGGTCAGTGGTTAAGTGTACAATTTTCGCAATCTGCCTTTTGTTAATCGCTGCCTGGCTTAATATGCTAGACATTTTGCTCAATCAGCTATGTGATCCCTTAAATAATTGAAATGGAAGGAACATTTTGAGACTGATATTCATTCTAATCAGAGTAGGAGAGCAAGCTTTATTGCTGGATCATAACATCTTAATTCTTAGTGAATGGCAGATGAAACTCTTCGATTTCATTGTCATGATTTTTGTATTGGAATATGGCAGTCTTATTAGTtcatcaaatttgtaatttcagGACTCTTAGGAAACTGTTCAAGGTGGACCCAGCAGATTACATGCTATCTATATGTGGAAACGATGCTCTTCGAGAACTCTCCTCCCCTGGAAAAAGTGggagtttcttttatttaacccATGATGACAGATACATGATTAAAACCATGAAGAAGGCTGAAGTGAAAGTTAGTCCTGTCTTCTCTCTCAGCTGTCTCAAATTGGGATTCCTTGTTAGCGTATCTATGCTTAAAATTATAAGCTATCCTACATAAGCAAAGTTTCTACATCCTTTGGAATTTTAGAACTTCTGATCTCTTCCCTGAATTTGTTCTTGCATGATTAGCTTAGGTTCCCCAGTCTTAATGAGCTCCTTAATGTTTTGGTTACCTTGTTGAGTTTCAGTACTTTCTGACAATCTTTATGCCATTATTGAAAGTTCGATTCTGTTGTATACTTCTGTGTTTCAGTTGCTGGCTGTTGCATCTATCCTAGGCTTTCCTAATTTCCTCTAGTACATGTATGCATTTCTGTGAGTTGAATATATTCCAATCTGAACAGGCCAAGATACATGCAGGTTCTCTTGAGGATGCTTCCAGCCTACTATAAGCATGTTCGGTCCTTCGAAAATACTCTCGTTACCAAATTTTACGGTCTTCATTGTGTGAGATTAACTGGGACTTCACAGAAGAAGGTATAAAAGGATACTAAAGCATTACAATGGTTGCCACGGATCCTTTGGTTCACGGATTTTCTTGATTTACAGGTGCGATTTGTCATAATGGGAAATCTGTTTTGCTCCGAGTATACCATCCACAGGCGTTTTGACCTGAAAGGTTCTTCCCACGGCCGTATAACTGATAAACCAGAGGCGGAAATAGATGGAACAACCACCCTTAAAGATCTTGACCTTAATTATATATTCCGGTTGCAGAAGATTTGGTTCCAagaattttgtaggtaaaatttCGTAAACATTTTTCCTTACCAGTTTGCTACTCATTTCTTTTCAtgacaaaaaaaattgtatcaTTCCTTTGCTCCCTGATCCATGACCTGCACTCATCAATTGAATCTGCATCTGAACTCATACTTGGAGCTAAGTTGAAAATTGTAACACTATTTTGTTGGTCACTCTTctcaaaagaaagtaaaaaatcTCTACATTTAACTAGGTTTCATATCACATATTCGATAGTTCTTTACTGAAAGAGAATACAATTCTCATTAATAGGAATGGAAGGAGAAAAAAACAGTGGCCACACACAAATATTATGGGTCAATATTCTATTTAATGGTTTCTCAGTTTACACCTCTCGTTGGTTTTTCCTCAATGCAGACAAGTAGACAAGGATTGTGACTTTCTTGAACAGGAGAGAATCATGGACTACAGTCTATTAGTTGGTCTTCACTTCCAAGAAACTTCGTATCGGGAAGCGAGCACACCCGAGAGCCATCATTCAGGTTTCTACTGTtcatttgattattttaaagTGTCTTGAGTTTCTTATTCCAAATCATAGTTTCAGCGAAAAgcatttgatatttgaaaatgtatattttagGAAGTAGAGATACTGATTACGAAGCAGATGGTCAGTTAAGAGCAGACAAGGCACAAGACTCTGCCAGGTAGAATGAACTCATGAACTATTGATATTCAATTACTGAGATCTTTCAAGAACCTTCTCGTGCTGCCGCTTAATATAGCGAGAAATTCAACTTTCTGTGCTTGTTTTTGATATTTTGCTGATAAAACACGTGTACTTTGCTTTTCCATGTTAGCTTTTCCAATGAAATGCTCAAGAGGAAAGCCTGATTTTCTTCCATTCTAATTGTTTATTAGCTTTCTAACATAACAAACTTGAATTCACTCGAATTATTTGCTGCTGACATTCTCTGGCAATCATTATTTTGAAGTATGACCATTTACATATTCAGGTGGGCTTCCATTAGTCTAGGCATCAATATGCCAGCACGGGCAGAACGGACGGTGAGACGGGGAGAACCTGAAGCCCAGCTAGTAGGAGAACCCACTGGGGAGTTGTATGATGTGATCATTTTCTTTGGTATAATCGACATACTACAAGACTATGATATCAGCAAGAAACTCGAGCATGCTTATAAATCGTTTCAATACGATCCATCGTCAATATCTGCTGTTGATCCAAAGCAATATTCGAAACGCTTTCGAGATTTCATCTTCAGAATTTTTGTAGAAGACACTTGAAGTTGTTATACTGACCCAATTCATCAAAACTTGCAGACAGTGGCCATCCTTGTACAGTCGGTCCGTTGTGAGAAATGGTATCAGTTTTTGATAGAGTCGTAGCGTTTGGCCacggaaaaaagaaagaaagagcaACCATTTGATGTATAAAATTAAGGTAACCATGTAGAGCTTTGCCACTTATGcattgtatttttctttctaagtagagttattagaaaattgTGATATGATTTAGAAAGTTATAGATGAGAGTTGTTACCATCACCTCACCCAAGTGTTACtaatttgtaaatttatttattaactaaAAGGCTGAAGACCCAACTGTTACTAAGTTGTAACTTGATTTctattcttttctcttcttcttttttgtattCATTCTCTTGTCTCAAGCCTGAAAAAGCCTTCACAATGGTAAAGATAACTACATTTATTTCCTTCTCCACCCTTCATCTTTACATTATTCTGTGTTTATAATGTTATCATGCCCtttcctttatctttttttaCTTCATTTTGGGTTCAAACTCTCAGGAGAttatcatagcttaggtttatgtTGTTATTATGCACTTGAATCACTACTTATACTTCACCTTAccaaaattcttttttaaaaagttcCATTCTtcttaaaataacattattatttAGGGTAAGGCATTTCAAACCTGTTCTTCGTTTCACTtcaacttttcttttctatatatGTATACTGAACatacttttcttttctattgGGTTAGGGAATAGTTGATTTAGATATTTAGGgtaatagttttcttttttaaaaagcaATGATGGGATACTTTTTCAATGCAAGTAAAATAAAGTACTAAAAAACTAAGTTGTACACAATGCCATCGAATATTTAGCCTTTatccttatttatttttttaactaaggAAGGTAACTATatcataagtttttttttatttgcgaGTGTCCAAGTCAGCTTACACGCATCTCGACTTATATCATAGAACAATTTACCTAATCTTACAACATTTGGGTGTCAAGAAAActcgtaggatattaaatcATAGTTAAATGGTCACCATGAATTGATTAATTCCCTCTAAAGGATCGTTTGGATCGTAGATATTGTTTCATGGGTATGGATATTAAATGTGTGGAATTTAAATGTCTAGGATAATTAATGTCTGAAAATTAAATGTGTTTGATTTACCAATATTGTAGatagaaaccaaaattaaataattattttatcaaatataagAGAACAAGTAATGTAgtcataattaaaatttaattatttaatatattttcacaagggttgagaaaaatgaataaaaatatttacaaatatagcaaaatttcactgtTTATTTGGGATAGAGCACAATAGACTAGTATTTGTGTCTATCGTGTCATGATAAAtatagatagtagtctatcgcgatATATCACAGATAGGCAGTGATATTTTACTactatttgtaaattttttcaatagttttgtcttttaaaataattttccttgttatattgattaattatttaatcacttaaaatataaataaataaaatttttaattaaacattatttaaattattttatttaattaataaaaataaaataatataaattaattagaatattaataattcataataaaattttataccaaatagttaatataatattataatggtaaatgtattatttaaaattttaagtctAAATACTATATTAATAGTTAAAATCAACTAAATTAATAGTAAtgattaattgatattaatttattaattaatcagaCTCTATTCATGTCTCGGTATAAAAATTAAGTATGGAGGGTACTAAAAAATCATGGGTTTTAAAATTCCCTAGATAATATTTTCGATTCTAAAAAGTAAAATCCTGCGAAATAAACAAagatattaaatgtttataTGA
Proteins encoded in this region:
- the LOC120082102 gene encoding phosphatidylinositol 4-phosphate 5-kinase 6-like, translating into MYKEYAGIVKAWEATVRKTQNSAKKRANSIFAAMSVAPADDEPGPGELHHAEKAIPNGDFYTGQWMDNMPHGHGKYLWTDGCMYVGEWYKGKTLGKGKFSWPSGATYEGDFKSGYMDGKGTYTGSSGDTYRGCWVMNLKHGQGTQNYANGDYYEGEWRRGFQDGQGRYQWKNENHYIGQWKNGKINGNGTMIWNNGNRYDGCWEDGLPRGNGTFRWADGSCYVGVWSKDPTEQTGTFYPSDSSETEMSSDPQEIFAEYLNDFVLCAGERILIYPSQKMITWSGLDLDSSQKQTVSKKGNDGNRRLRRTSVDGKVSNSSFESLNDGSNEASSRNGKGTHLLQDLDSKGKRQPNLRFQPAKRQGVTISKGHKNYELMLNLQLGIRHSVGRPAPATSLDLKSSAFDPKEKVWTKFPPEGSKYTPPHQSSDFRWKDYCPVVFRTLRKLFKVDPADYMLSICGNDALRELSSPGKSGSFFYLTHDDRYMIKTMKKAEVKVLLRMLPAYYKHVRSFENTLVTKFYGLHCVRLTGTSQKKVRFVIMGNLFCSEYTIHRRFDLKGSSHGRITDKPEAEIDGTTTLKDLDLNYIFRLQKIWFQEFCRQVDKDCDFLEQERIMDYSLLVGLHFQETSYREASTPESHHSGSRDTDYEADGQLRADKAQDSARWASISLGINMPARAERTVRRGEPEAQLVGEPTGELYDVIIFFGIIDILQDYDISKKLEHAYKSFQYDPSSISAVDPKQYSKRFRDFIFRIFVEDT